The bacterium genome includes a region encoding these proteins:
- a CDS encoding MoxR family ATPase: MNQIPVTPVSRASGESIVNSSTEDTVAAIGLAILANVPLALRGAPGTGKTSLVLSIADALAWPIHTMTATIHDATDFAGLPFLSSSGSLDTRTMRASLQWAVALAAQAVKQGGDGLVFFDDIAYAPPAVQNALLQIVQQRRVGDFQLPLGVRCAAALNPLETAASMQLLTAPLANRMVHITWAPDADSWSEGYLSGWRFTLPTLPEGWQRSLSATRAGVAAFIRAQPSFLHSEPAEPSAQGCPWPSGRTWDMVSTLLTACDAADANATVRWLLTAGAVGEDAAAAYLAWRREATVATATAFATGRPKLKSSELVAV; this comes from the coding sequence ATGAACCAAATACCGGTTACTCCGGTTTCACGGGCGAGCGGCGAATCGATCGTCAACTCTTCAACGGAAGACACCGTGGCGGCGATCGGGCTCGCCATCTTGGCCAACGTGCCGCTGGCGCTGCGCGGTGCCCCCGGGACCGGGAAAACATCGCTGGTTCTCTCGATCGCAGATGCCCTCGCGTGGCCCATCCACACGATGACCGCGACGATCCATGACGCGACGGATTTTGCCGGACTGCCGTTTCTGTCGTCCAGCGGCTCCTTGGATACCCGCACGATGCGCGCATCCCTGCAATGGGCCGTCGCGCTCGCCGCGCAAGCAGTGAAGCAGGGCGGTGACGGACTCGTCTTTTTCGATGATATCGCCTACGCTCCGCCGGCCGTCCAGAACGCTCTGCTCCAAATCGTGCAGCAGCGGCGCGTCGGAGATTTTCAACTGCCGCTGGGTGTCCGCTGCGCCGCGGCCCTGAACCCTCTTGAAACGGCAGCAAGCATGCAGCTGCTCACTGCGCCGCTTGCGAACCGCATGGTCCACATCACCTGGGCGCCCGACGCCGACAGTTGGTCCGAGGGATACTTGTCCGGTTGGCGTTTCACCCTGCCGACGCTCCCGGAAGGCTGGCAGCGCAGTCTTTCCGCGACCCGGGCGGGCGTAGCCGCGTTCATCCGTGCCCAGCCGAGTTTCCTGCACAGCGAGCCCGCCGAACCAAGCGCCCAGGGCTGCCCCTGGCCGTCCGGGCGGACATGGGACATGGTGAGCACGCTTCTCACCGCCTGCGACGCAGCGGATGCGAACGCAACCGTCCGGTGGCTGCTCACCGCGGGCGCAGTCGGAGAGGATGCCGCGGCCGCTTACCTGGCATGGAGGCGCGAGGCAACCGTCGCTACGGCTACGGCATTTGCCACGGGGCGGCCGAAGTTGAAGTCGTCGGAACTCGTGGCCGTATAG
- the rsfS gene encoding ribosome silencing factor, with the protein MDSRRKALLAADAAESKLAGNVIVLDLQEHTPVTDFFVIASGTTRVQIRAIIDAIEEALKEAGAPRPRAEGRDDGRWVLLDFGDVVVHVMNPREREYYNLERLWGDTPILER; encoded by the coding sequence GTGGATTCACGCCGCAAGGCGCTCCTTGCAGCCGATGCCGCGGAGTCCAAGCTTGCCGGCAACGTGATCGTGCTCGACCTCCAGGAACACACGCCGGTCACCGATTTCTTCGTGATTGCCAGCGGCACCACGCGGGTCCAGATTCGGGCGATCATCGACGCGATCGAGGAGGCCTTGAAGGAGGCCGGCGCGCCGCGGCCGCGCGCCGAGGGCCGGGACGACGGCCGCTGGGTGCTGCTCGATTTCGGCGACGTGGTGGTGCACGTGATGAACCCGCGGGAGCGCGAGTACTACAACCTCGAGCGCCTGTGGGGCGATACGCCCATCCTCGAGCGGTAG
- a CDS encoding HD domain-containing phosphohydrolase: MSDSVIRARNLSGGSSGAPNSEATEAETLDALAARVQALEQQLRTTEERYQQIFNNAHDIVYVLNMEGAFMTVNATALRLTGFTLDEVRGKPYSTVVAPEYLEVTRENVRRKLAGAGPTTYEIELVAKDGHRIPIEVSSQLLMADGRPVGIQGIARDITERKRHELALQNSEAQAQRHEAQIRQQLERLTALYGVAEQLSLTLDLQHLAHDIVRACVESFGVTVAWLGRAESPGAIHLLAHYPQETDFPRHIAANSDESGRPHNVAMQALRTGIPAVQMDITEQPVAARWRATLQDLAVRSVGAFPLISRDRPVGVLSLYTAQPAFFSPERIEFFQAYTHQVAAALENARLYDEAERRLRQLQALRDIDAAISGSLDVRVTFNVFLGHVISLLRADAAAVLLFNPHLQALEYCAGRGFRTAAVQHGQLRLGEGHAGRAALERRMVTVTNLDSDPGDASRSRLLAAEKFSGYVAVPLMAKGHVKGVLEIFQRTPLGEGHDWQELLTALAGQAAIAADNATLFDDLQRSNIDLALAYDTTLDGWSRALDLRDRETEGHTRRVAEMTLRLARALGVPDPELIHLRRGALLHDIGKMAIPDSVLLKPGPLTEEEWGIVRQHPLTAYELLSSIAFLRPALDIPHCHHERWDGTGYPRGLRGAQIPFAARIFSVADAFDAMRSDRPYRPAMSDDEARSRIAEQSGKQFDPQVVEAFLRLA; the protein is encoded by the coding sequence ATGAGCGACAGCGTCATACGAGCGCGGAATCTAAGCGGCGGGAGCAGCGGCGCCCCGAACAGCGAGGCGACCGAGGCCGAAACCTTGGACGCCCTCGCGGCGCGCGTTCAGGCGCTGGAGCAGCAGCTCCGCACTACCGAGGAACGGTACCAGCAAATCTTCAACAACGCCCACGACATCGTCTACGTCCTTAACATGGAGGGCGCGTTCATGACCGTGAACGCGACGGCCCTCCGTCTCACGGGCTTCACGCTGGACGAGGTACGGGGCAAGCCGTACAGCACGGTCGTCGCGCCGGAATACCTCGAGGTGACGCGCGAGAACGTGCGCCGGAAACTGGCCGGGGCCGGGCCCACCACTTACGAGATCGAGCTCGTCGCGAAGGACGGGCACCGCATCCCGATCGAGGTGAGTTCGCAGCTGCTCATGGCCGACGGGCGTCCGGTCGGAATCCAGGGGATCGCCCGCGACATTACCGAGCGCAAACGGCACGAACTGGCGCTGCAGAACTCCGAGGCGCAGGCTCAGCGTCACGAAGCGCAGATCCGGCAGCAGCTGGAACGGCTCACCGCGCTCTACGGCGTGGCGGAGCAGCTGTCGCTGACCCTTGACCTGCAACATCTCGCGCACGACATCGTCCGCGCCTGCGTCGAGTCTTTTGGCGTCACGGTCGCGTGGCTGGGGCGGGCCGAGTCCCCGGGCGCGATCCATCTCCTGGCCCACTATCCGCAGGAGACCGATTTCCCGCGTCACATCGCGGCGAATTCCGACGAGTCCGGCCGGCCGCACAACGTGGCGATGCAGGCCCTGCGGACCGGTATCCCGGCGGTCCAGATGGACATCACCGAACAGCCCGTGGCGGCGCGGTGGCGCGCGACGCTGCAGGATCTCGCGGTCAGATCCGTCGGCGCGTTTCCGCTGATCAGCCGGGACCGGCCGGTCGGCGTGCTCAGCCTGTACACGGCGCAGCCGGCGTTTTTCAGCCCGGAGCGCATCGAGTTCTTTCAGGCCTACACGCACCAGGTCGCCGCGGCGCTCGAGAACGCGCGGCTCTACGACGAGGCCGAGCGCCGGCTGCGCCAGCTTCAGGCGCTGCGGGACATCGACGCCGCGATCAGCGGCAGCCTCGACGTGCGGGTCACGTTCAACGTCTTCCTCGGGCACGTGATATCGCTGCTGCGGGCGGATGCCGCGGCCGTGCTGCTCTTCAACCCGCACCTGCAGGCGCTCGAGTACTGCGCCGGCCGCGGGTTTCGGACCGCGGCCGTGCAGCACGGGCAGCTGCGCCTCGGCGAGGGGCACGCCGGACGCGCCGCGCTGGAGCGCCGCATGGTGACGGTGACGAACCTGGACTCGGATCCCGGGGACGCCTCACGGTCGCGCCTCTTGGCCGCCGAGAAGTTCTCGGGCTATGTTGCCGTTCCGCTCATGGCCAAGGGTCACGTGAAGGGCGTGCTCGAGATCTTCCAGCGGACGCCGCTCGGCGAGGGACACGACTGGCAGGAGCTGCTGACGGCGCTGGCCGGACAAGCGGCGATCGCCGCGGACAACGCGACATTGTTCGATGACCTGCAGCGCTCGAACATCGATCTCGCGCTCGCCTACGATACCACGCTGGACGGCTGGTCCCGCGCCCTCGACCTGCGGGACCGGGAGACGGAAGGTCACACCCGGCGGGTGGCGGAGATGACGCTGCGGCTCGCGCGCGCGCTCGGCGTGCCCGATCCGGAGCTCATCCACCTGCGCCGCGGCGCGCTGCTGCACGATATCGGGAAGATGGCGATTCCGGACAGCGTGCTGCTCAAACCGGGTCCGCTGACCGAGGAGGAGTGGGGGATCGTGCGGCAGCACCCGCTGACCGCCTACGAACTGCTCTCCTCCATCGCGTTCCTGCGTCCGGCGCTCGACATCCCGCACTGCCATCACGAGCGGTGGGACGGGACCGGGTACCCGCGGGGCCTGCGGGGCGCGCAAATCCCCTTCGCGGCACGCATCTTTTCCGTCGCGGACGCGTTCGACGCCATGCGGTCCGACCGCCCGTACCGGCCGGCGATGAGCGACGACGAAGCCCGCAGTCGGATCGCCGAACAATCCGGCAAGCAGTTCGATCCTCAGGTGGTGGAGGCGTTCCTCCGCCTCGCCTAG
- a CDS encoding site-specific integrase has product MLIRCYIAPRLGHVPLSRLGAPAIDGLYTFLLDGGTSRSTVKRVAQLLHTALEQAVKAGRILKNPCASTTPPSADEYEPTLPTVQQLQVYLEDARATTTPAEYALYVTAAGTGARLRELLGLSEEAFDGQCINIERTLRRAGRNPAYGKPKTKRGQRTVLLPGKAVEAMRAALVWKKEQRLRLGEQYRDSGLLFVGPTGRPLNPSNLRNRDHFPRLERLAEKCPRFRLHDLRHLQATWLNAQRVDARHIADRLGHSRASFTQDRYVHADVRSQELAAEISNTLLIQTGVLNGATATRQA; this is encoded by the coding sequence ATGCTGATCCGCTGCTACATCGCTCCGCGGCTCGGCCACGTGCCACTCTCCCGCCTCGGAGCGCCGGCTATCGACGGCCTCTACACCTTCCTGCTCGATGGCGGCACGAGCCGATCAACGGTGAAGCGCGTGGCCCAACTGCTTCATACGGCGCTGGAGCAGGCAGTCAAAGCTGGCCGCATTCTGAAGAACCCTTGTGCAAGCACGACGCCCCCGAGCGCCGACGAGTACGAGCCCACGTTGCCGACTGTCCAGCAGCTCCAAGTCTACCTGGAGGACGCGCGAGCCACGACTACCCCAGCCGAATACGCGCTGTACGTCACCGCGGCTGGAACGGGCGCGAGGCTGCGGGAGTTACTTGGACTGTCCGAAGAGGCGTTTGATGGCCAGTGTATCAACATCGAGCGGACGCTACGCCGCGCGGGTCGCAACCCGGCTTACGGGAAGCCAAAGACAAAGCGCGGGCAACGGACGGTACTGTTGCCGGGCAAGGCTGTCGAGGCGATGCGGGCAGCGCTTGTGTGGAAGAAGGAGCAGCGGCTCCGGCTCGGAGAGCAGTACAGGGACAGCGGCCTCTTGTTCGTAGGCCCAACCGGCCGGCCGCTCAACCCGTCCAATCTGCGTAACCGGGACCATTTTCCTCGGCTCGAACGGCTGGCCGAGAAGTGCCCGCGGTTTCGACTCCACGACCTGAGACATCTGCAAGCCACCTGGCTCAACGCGCAGCGGGTCGATGCCCGGCACATAGCCGACCGCCTTGGTCACAGCCGGGCCTCATTTACACAGGACCGCTATGTTCACGCGGACGTGCGTAGCCAAGAGCTGGCTGCGGAGATCTCTAATACTCTTCTAATACAAACTGGGGTTTTGAACGGAGCAACCGCAACGCGCCAAGCCTAG
- a CDS encoding tetratricopeptide repeat protein, translating to MSNLPSQTTSFIGREHESAEVTRLLGTTRLLTLTGVGGGGKTRLALQVAGGLRDTFPDGAWFVELAPLSDPSLVVQTVATALGVTEEPGRTPADSLVAFAASKRLLLILDSCEHLVAAAAHLTTGLLRACPSVRILVTSREPLAVAEEITFRVPSLSLPHEHAALLPDDLMSCEAARLFAERAAAIAPAFRVIPENAAAVARICRRLDGIPLALELAAAQLNALTVDQIADRLDDRFRLLTDASRTDLPRHQTLRAAMDWSHDLLSDGERAVLRRASVFAGGFTLEAATAVCAEDGVAADEIGPLVGRLVNKSLLLAERPQNEPRFRLQETVRWYGRDRLLEEGERARACARHRDWYLALAERSEAELQGADQQRWIARLEREHDNLREAIAFSLDEPSGGEAVRLVAALWWFWHTRGYLTEGRSWLARAIGAGPTDNPRARARALYGAGFLAWRQGEFDQAQAFGRESLNIARALGNALGMAAATSLLEQVARSQGHYARAAALPEQSLAMFRELGETWGIATALISVGNAARFQGNYGRAREALEESLGLFRSANDPSGTAAALHFLALVARDQGDYARAEAAGQESVDLNRRLGDASRVAFSLHVLGLVARDQGRSALAEALLEESLGIFRALEDTWGVTTALVSLGVAARLRGAHVQAAALLQEGLSLRKRLGDKVGIAECLEDLAAAAVGDSPQRAVRLLGAGEALRGSMGAQLPPAHRADCERAAEIALARLGREAFDSAWSAGRRMDAERAVEEALTLTMPDRAGGPELADRH from the coding sequence ATGAGCAACCTGCCGTCCCAAACCACCAGCTTCATCGGCCGCGAACACGAGAGCGCCGAGGTGACCCGTCTCCTCGGCACGACGCGGCTTCTTACGCTGACGGGCGTCGGCGGAGGAGGCAAGACGCGGCTCGCCCTGCAGGTCGCCGGCGGCCTGCGTGACACGTTCCCGGACGGCGCATGGTTCGTCGAGCTCGCACCGCTGTCCGACCCGAGCCTCGTCGTCCAGACGGTGGCGACGGCCCTGGGGGTCACCGAGGAGCCGGGCCGTACCCCGGCCGACTCCCTGGTCGCGTTCGCAGCCTCGAAGCGGCTGCTGCTGATCCTCGACAGTTGTGAGCATCTGGTAGCCGCCGCCGCGCATCTCACGACCGGGCTGCTGCGGGCGTGTCCGTCTGTAAGGATTCTCGTCACGAGTCGCGAGCCGCTTGCCGTCGCGGAAGAAATCACCTTCCGCGTGCCTTCGTTGTCCCTGCCGCACGAGCACGCGGCACTCTTGCCGGACGACCTGATGTCGTGCGAGGCGGCGCGCCTGTTCGCGGAGCGCGCCGCCGCGATCGCGCCGGCGTTTCGCGTCATCCCCGAGAACGCCGCGGCCGTGGCGAGGATATGCCGCCGGCTCGATGGCATACCCCTGGCCCTCGAACTGGCCGCCGCGCAGCTGAACGCGCTCACGGTCGATCAGATCGCCGACCGCCTCGACGACCGGTTCCGGCTGCTGACGGATGCGAGCCGCACCGACCTGCCGAGGCACCAGACGCTGCGGGCGGCGATGGACTGGAGCCACGACCTCTTGTCGGACGGCGAGCGCGCGGTGCTCCGGCGCGCATCGGTATTCGCCGGCGGCTTCACGCTCGAGGCGGCAACGGCGGTCTGCGCCGAAGACGGCGTCGCCGCGGACGAGATCGGTCCGCTCGTCGGACGGCTCGTGAACAAGTCGCTGCTGCTCGCGGAGCGGCCGCAGAACGAACCGCGGTTCCGGCTTCAGGAGACTGTTCGCTGGTACGGCCGGGACCGTCTTCTCGAAGAGGGCGAGCGGGCCCGCGCGTGCGCGCGGCATCGCGACTGGTACCTCGCGCTCGCCGAGCGATCCGAGGCCGAGCTCCAGGGCGCCGATCAGCAACGCTGGATCGCAAGGCTCGAGCGGGAGCACGACAATCTACGGGAGGCCATCGCCTTCTCGCTTGATGAACCGTCCGGCGGCGAGGCGGTGCGACTCGTCGCCGCGCTGTGGTGGTTCTGGCACACGCGAGGGTATCTCACGGAGGGCCGGAGCTGGCTCGCGCGGGCCATCGGCGCCGGTCCGACCGACAATCCGCGTGCGCGGGCGCGGGCGCTCTACGGCGCCGGGTTTCTCGCCTGGCGGCAGGGAGAGTTCGATCAGGCGCAGGCGTTCGGGCGGGAGAGCCTCAACATCGCCCGCGCGCTCGGCAACGCCCTCGGCATGGCCGCCGCAACCTCGCTGCTCGAGCAGGTGGCGCGCTCGCAAGGCCATTACGCGCGCGCCGCCGCCCTCCCCGAGCAGAGCCTGGCGATGTTCCGCGAGCTGGGTGAGACGTGGGGCATCGCAACCGCGCTCATCTCGGTCGGCAACGCCGCGCGGTTCCAGGGCAACTACGGTCGTGCGCGCGAGGCGCTGGAAGAGAGCCTGGGATTGTTCCGAAGCGCGAACGATCCATCCGGTACCGCGGCCGCCCTGCACTTTCTGGCGCTTGTCGCCCGCGATCAGGGCGACTACGCCCGCGCCGAGGCCGCCGGACAGGAAAGTGTAGATCTCAATCGCCGGCTCGGCGACGCCTCGCGCGTCGCGTTCTCGCTGCACGTCCTCGGCCTGGTCGCGCGCGATCAGGGCCGGTCCGCCCTGGCGGAGGCCCTGCTCGAGGAAAGTCTCGGCATCTTCCGGGCCCTCGAGGATACGTGGGGTGTGACGACCGCGCTCGTCAGCCTCGGGGTCGCCGCGCGGCTGCGCGGCGCGCACGTTCAGGCGGCGGCCCTCCTCCAGGAAGGTCTGAGTCTCCGGAAACGCCTGGGAGACAAGGTCGGCATCGCCGAATGTCTCGAGGACCTCGCGGCGGCCGCGGTCGGCGACTCGCCCCAGCGGGCGGTGCGGCTGCTCGGGGCCGGCGAAGCGCTGCGGGGCTCGATGGGCGCGCAACTGCCGCCGGCGCACCGGGCGGATTGCGAACGCGCCGCCGAGATCGCGCTCGCCCGCCTCGGCCGGGAAGCGTTCGACAGCGCGTGGTCGGCCGGCCGGCGTATGGACGCGGAGAGGGCGGTCGAGGAAGCCTTGACGCTGACGATGCCGGATAGAGCAGGAGGTCCGGAATTGGCCGACAGGCACTAA
- a CDS encoding GNAT family N-acetyltransferase: MLLTLRPAESGDAEHLLRLYEGVYHGGYSACFGRYGTLGPKDVWWIQSEKDVVVIELNKEPAGLLVFGRDKNRLLAEEVLLVPDALRHTPTAQALRTVVDRVDAELTRRFQEARQDHLRLRTMERNPLGMLLVMSGRFTVADALVISSLDLPSAAAGAEPAPDAGVVPEGYVVRRAFAGQDEEAVAQLDKECLGGRAERHELAHHLAGRDARTFLATRDGYPVGFVMAAARDGVGEWRLGVRETHRRRGLGTALARTALAALGARGVHMVVGTHWAGDAVAEAFGSALDFTTERVYLYAERPL; encoded by the coding sequence ATGCTGCTGACGCTGCGCCCGGCCGAGAGCGGGGACGCGGAGCACCTGCTGCGTCTCTACGAGGGCGTCTACCACGGCGGCTACTCGGCATGCTTCGGCCGGTACGGTACCCTCGGGCCGAAGGACGTCTGGTGGATTCAGTCCGAGAAAGACGTGGTCGTGATCGAATTGAACAAGGAGCCGGCCGGCCTGCTCGTCTTCGGCCGCGACAAGAACCGGCTGCTCGCCGAGGAAGTGCTGCTGGTGCCGGACGCGCTGCGGCATACCCCGACGGCGCAGGCGCTGCGTACGGTGGTCGACCGGGTTGATGCGGAGCTGACCCGGCGGTTCCAGGAGGCCCGGCAGGACCACCTTCGCCTCCGCACGATGGAGCGCAATCCGCTCGGCATGCTCCTTGTCATGTCCGGACGTTTCACCGTCGCCGACGCGCTCGTCATCTCGAGTCTCGATCTGCCGTCCGCGGCCGCCGGCGCCGAGCCGGCGCCGGACGCGGGCGTGGTGCCCGAGGGCTATGTTGTCCGGCGGGCGTTCGCCGGTCAAGACGAAGAAGCCGTCGCCCAACTGGACAAGGAGTGCCTCGGCGGCCGCGCGGAGCGCCACGAGCTTGCCCATCATCTGGCCGGCCGGGACGCGCGCACGTTTCTCGCGACCCGCGACGGCTACCCCGTCGGGTTTGTGATGGCCGCCGCGCGCGATGGGGTGGGGGAGTGGCGGCTCGGCGTACGCGAGACGCATCGCCGCCGCGGACTCGGCACGGCGCTGGCCCGCACTGCCCTCGCCGCCCTCGGTGCCCGCGGTGTGCACATGGTCGTCGGCACGCACTGGGCCGGCGACGCGGTCGCGGAAGCGTTCGGGTCCGCGCTCGACTTCACGACCGAGCGCGTCTATCTCTACGCGGAACGGCCGCTTTGA
- the nadD gene encoding nicotinate-nucleotide adenylyltransferase, with protein sequence MGKIGIMGGTFDPVHYGHLVTADEARWRFGLSAVIFVPNRHPPHKDPRDVSAPEHRYLMTFLATVTNPRFAVSRLEIERPGPSYTIDTIHELRRQYPNDDLYYITGADALEQILRGEWRETAQLLGLCRFIAANRPGYRLDQELWSSVTGPLRAHLHNVHTLEIPAMAISSTDLRARVRDGRPIRYLVPEAVEGYIVKHQLYANAAPPAGETPGARASGRTTARATEGSDAERGGDA encoded by the coding sequence GTGGGTAAGATCGGGATCATGGGCGGCACGTTTGATCCCGTGCATTACGGCCACCTGGTCACGGCGGACGAGGCCCGCTGGCGGTTCGGGCTCAGCGCCGTCATCTTCGTGCCCAACCGTCATCCGCCGCATAAAGATCCCCGCGACGTCTCCGCGCCCGAGCACCGCTACCTCATGACCTTCCTCGCGACCGTGACGAATCCACGGTTCGCGGTGTCCCGCCTCGAGATCGAGCGGCCGGGGCCGTCGTACACGATCGACACGATCCATGAGCTGCGCCGGCAGTATCCGAACGACGACCTCTACTACATCACCGGGGCCGACGCGCTCGAGCAAATCTTGAGGGGAGAGTGGCGCGAGACCGCGCAGCTCCTCGGGCTGTGCCGGTTTATCGCCGCGAACCGGCCGGGCTACCGGCTCGATCAGGAGCTGTGGTCCTCGGTCACCGGGCCGCTGCGGGCGCATCTCCACAACGTGCACACGCTCGAGATTCCGGCGATGGCGATCAGCAGCACGGACCTCCGCGCCCGCGTCCGGGACGGACGGCCGATCCGCTACCTTGTCCCCGAGGCCGTCGAAGGCTACATCGTCAAGCACCAGTTGTACGCGAACGCGGCACCGCCCGCCGGCGAAACGCCGGGCGCGCGCGCCTCCGGCCGGACCACCGCGCGGGCGACCGAAGGATCCGACGCGGAGCGGGGCGGGGACGCCTAG
- a CDS encoding DUF4242 domain-containing protein — protein MGTYMVDRDLPGVTMEQLAAAQKAAIETSKKFTAEGKPVRYIRSTFVPGEAHCMCLFEAPNAALVREVNETAKIPFTRIVEAADLTPK, from the coding sequence TTGGGCACGTACATGGTGGACCGGGACCTGCCCGGCGTCACGATGGAGCAGCTCGCCGCGGCTCAGAAAGCGGCAATCGAGACCAGCAAGAAGTTTACCGCGGAGGGGAAGCCGGTCCGGTACATCCGGAGCACGTTTGTTCCGGGCGAGGCGCACTGCATGTGCCTGTTCGAAGCGCCGAACGCCGCGCTCGTCCGCGAGGTCAACGAGACGGCCAAGATTCCCTTCACCCGGATCGTGGAGGCCGCGGATCTAACGCCGAAGTAG
- a CDS encoding methyltransferase domain-containing protein gives MAAGGERAAGSAGVQGELWGGRAKDWAEVQEPVHRPMYEAVLASVEVGLGTRLLDVGCGSGVFCGLAAARGASITGVDAAPALIGIAKERVPQGDFRVGEMEALPYDDREFDVVTGFNSFQFAATPANALREARRVARPNAPIVVTTWGKPERCETARYLQALRTLLPPAPPGAPGPFALSVEGALETLVAEAGLTPRDVRDVACPYEYPDLETALRGLLSAGPVTKAIQTSGEARVRETVVTALAPFKRASGGYRMENEFRVLIATA, from the coding sequence ATGGCGGCCGGAGGGGAACGGGCAGCGGGATCGGCGGGCGTGCAGGGCGAGTTGTGGGGCGGCCGGGCAAAGGATTGGGCCGAAGTGCAGGAGCCCGTCCACCGGCCTATGTACGAGGCGGTGCTCGCCAGTGTTGAGGTGGGGCTAGGGACGCGGTTGCTCGACGTTGGGTGCGGCTCCGGAGTGTTCTGCGGACTTGCAGCCGCACGCGGGGCTTCGATTACGGGTGTTGACGCGGCACCGGCGCTGATCGGGATCGCAAAGGAACGTGTCCCGCAGGGTGACTTCCGTGTCGGGGAGATGGAGGCCCTGCCCTACGACGACAGGGAGTTCGATGTCGTGACCGGGTTCAACTCATTTCAATTCGCCGCGACCCCGGCCAACGCGCTTAGGGAAGCACGTCGGGTCGCGCGCCCCAACGCACCAATCGTCGTCACCACATGGGGGAAGCCGGAGCGCTGCGAGACTGCGCGGTACCTGCAGGCCTTACGCACACTTCTGCCGCCCGCGCCTCCAGGGGCTCCGGGGCCGTTTGCCCTCTCCGTGGAGGGTGCACTCGAAACCTTGGTGGCCGAGGCCGGTCTGACGCCACGGGATGTCCGCGATGTGGCCTGCCCTTACGAGTACCCTGATTTGGAGACCGCTCTGCGAGGGCTGCTGTCCGCCGGTCCTGTAACCAAGGCGATCCAGACGTCAGGGGAAGCGCGCGTACGGGAGACGGTCGTGACCGCGCTCGCGCCGTTCAAGCGCGCGTCCGGTGGGTACCGGATGGAAAACGAGTTTCGCGTGCTGATCGCGACCGCGTAA
- the mutM gene encoding bifunctional DNA-formamidopyrimidine glycosylase/DNA-(apurinic or apyrimidinic site) lyase, which yields MPELPDVELVARRLRRSVVRRRVTRVAIRDRSVVRSPAPRLFARRLRGRRIRTVGRRGKYLLVHLGGGLVMVGHLRMTGDFVVVPRRDPIHPHTRLVLGLGPRDIRFVDQRRFGHVDLIAAGELETFPGLRALGVEPLTPAFSLDRLRALIDRRRGGLKAFLLRQDLIAGIGNLYADEILFQARLHPSRSLRNLRPAQVRALHRSIRGALRRGIASLSGRGRPIGDFVEAREKGGTCPRCGGPLRVATIGGRTTYYCPRCQR from the coding sequence ATGCCGGAACTGCCGGATGTCGAGTTGGTCGCGCGCCGCCTTCGCCGGTCCGTCGTCCGGCGCCGCGTGACGCGCGTCGCGATTCGTGACCGGTCCGTCGTGCGATCTCCGGCGCCGCGCCTCTTCGCGCGGCGACTGCGCGGCCGGCGGATTCGGACGGTCGGCCGGCGCGGCAAGTATCTCCTCGTCCACCTCGGCGGAGGCCTCGTCATGGTTGGCCATCTGCGAATGACCGGGGATTTCGTCGTGGTGCCGAGACGCGATCCGATCCACCCGCACACGCGGCTTGTCCTCGGGCTCGGTCCCCGCGACATCCGGTTTGTCGATCAACGCCGGTTTGGCCACGTGGACCTGATCGCCGCGGGCGAGCTCGAGACGTTTCCGGGCCTGCGGGCGCTCGGAGTGGAGCCGCTGACGCCGGCGTTCTCGCTGGACCGTCTGCGCGCGTTGATCGATCGGCGCCGCGGTGGCCTCAAAGCGTTCCTGCTGCGCCAGGACCTGATCGCCGGGATCGGCAACCTCTACGCGGACGAGATCCTATTCCAAGCGCGGCTCCATCCGTCCCGCTCGCTTCGGAATCTGCGTCCCGCGCAAGTCCGTGCGCTCCACCGTTCCATCCGCGGGGCGCTCCGCCGTGGCATCGCGTCGCTTTCGGGTCGGGGCCGGCCGATCGGAGACTTTGTTGAGGCTCGCGAGAAGGGCGGCACGTGTCCGCGCTGCGGTGGGCCGCTGCGTGTGGCGACAATCGGGGGCCGCACGACGTACTACTGCCCGCGCTGCCAGCGGTAG